A genome region from Zootoca vivipara chromosome 11, rZooViv1.1, whole genome shotgun sequence includes the following:
- the ARK2C gene encoding E3 ubiquitin-protein ligase ARK2C, with translation MVLVHVGYLVLPVFGSVRNRGAPFQRSQHPHATSCRNFHLGPQPQISTDFPLPHAVQPHMATAHQHGGPLHPPLPPLPALPFQEVTGPSFLPQALHQQYLLQQQLLEAQHRRLMPHPRSPLSSVQATDPGRTQERISVQPHRLHPSFEFGHQLQTPQPMGPQPRYLAEGTDWDLSVDAGLTHNQFQVRPVPQHYQHYLATQRIQHFPRNTSSTQMVVHEIRNYPYPQLQLLALQGLNPNRHTSAVRESYEELLQLEDRLGSVNRGAVQNTIERFTFPHKYKKRRPQEIKAVKEDGEESDTDEKCTICLSMLEDGEDVRRLPCMHLFHQVCVDQWLATSKKCPICRVDIETQLGSDS, from the exons gcGCTCCTTTTCAAAGGTCTCAGCATCCTCATGCTACCTCCTGCCGGAACTTCCACCTGGGCCCCCAGCCTCAGATTTCCACAGACTTCCCCCTGCCTCACGCCGTCCAGCCTCACATGGCAACCGCGCACCAGCACGGAGGCCCCCTGCACCCGCCCCTTCCGCCTCTGCCTGCCCTGCCATTCCAGGAAGTGACGGGACCCTCTTTCCTACCTCAGGCCCTTCACCAGCAAtacctcctccagcagcagctcctcGAGGCCCAGCACCGCAGACTCATGCCTCATCCCAG GTCACCATTAAGCTCTGTGCAGGCAACTGATCCAGG GCGGACTCAGGAGCGTATCTCTGTCCAACCTCATCGGTTACATCCAAGCTTCGAATTTGGCCATCAACTGCAGACTCCTCAACCCATGGGCCCCCAGCCCAGATATTTAGCAGAAGGAACAGACTG GGATCTCAGCGTCGATGCTGGCCTAACTCACAACCAGTTCCAGGTCAGGCCAGTTCCACAGCATTATCAGCATTACTTAGCGACACAACGAATACAGCATTTCCCCCGGAACACTTCCTCAACGCAGATG GTTGTTCATGAAATTAGAAACTACCCTTATCCTCAGCTTCAGCTACTTGCTCTTCAGGGACTGAATCCAAACAGGCACACGTCTGCTGTGAGGGAAAGTTATGAA GAGCTTTTGCAACTGGAAGACAGGCTGGGTAGTGTGAACAGGGGGGCCGTCCAGAACACCATTGAACGGTTCACTTTCCCACACAAATACAAGAAG AGGAGACCGCAGGAAATCAAAGCAGTAAAGGAAGATGGGGAGGAGTCGGACACCGATGAGAAATGCACCATCTGTCTCTCGATGCTCGAAGACGGAGAGGATGTGAG GCGTTTACCTTGTATGCATCTGTTTCACCAAGTGTGTGTGGACCAGTGGCTCGCGACCAGCAAGAAATGCCCCATCTGCCGAGTGGACATTGAAACACAGCTTGGGTCTGACAGCTGA